From the Quercus lobata isolate SW786 chromosome 6, ValleyOak3.0 Primary Assembly, whole genome shotgun sequence genome, one window contains:
- the LOC115995342 gene encoding condensin-2 complex subunit H2 isoform X2 yields the protein MSNTREEASASGYHTVQPERDLQSNWEVDLAKKLEDYLFKICSGEIPYDDHAPVNFAEAALLLQGSVQVYSRKVEYLYSLVLRALEFLSQKRQQDQSEGTSVQPEESGSHAVADEENDLFWGSDDIPVEAKTCLDSPTGKDAHLNHFVKPPANLVVLEGDCLDTTADGGELESYLLATNDLYQDFILLDPCDAAAVDEFFKGDKAGKGQNSAYRGSSARKSFLSPTRRSGGTARKSSIRKSQDPNLIQSPRVGCSIDNNRNVEPNPPSCDNFDDNNCGFDMGDRYSEPRDLDDSDDDDDPWKPLNPHEPGNLRVKPFKKAAKAFRRNKVNSSKGVSISTLFPIARLHGTISPELTEIWEMRSQAFERQREFHSPPLYEKLRQSLTNGGHETFNAFNNPEDDTEDCAYDSGNPHFGEPDSDFPENIYMDEDVPLHNEKHDDGAAHFGTNEDFGHEDPNSHASLEDLCRSHLDALLASIAENEKQTELAARVSTWKQKIEHNLEEQESCPPFDILDYGDRILDKLSLEAHNGNVMSFADVVKGQEKYNVARSFSALLQLVNNGDVDLDRSGVDGKSICYTAVNPFHVRLLSHDKKQEEKQFRFSKKRAKSPIGKECAKSNRNKPGKDKSPANDSSSKEYKSTEGSSQPNCKFSVKLGKISGVRCTPEGKRRRRSRLIEPVDLHSAG from the exons ATGAGTAACACTCGAGAAGAAGCAAGCGCAAGTGGTTACCACACGGTTCAGCCAGAGCGTGACCTCCAATCCAATTGGGAAGTCGACCTCGCCAAGAAACTCGAAGACTACCTGTTCAAGATTTGCTCCGGTGAAATCCCATACGACGACCACGCCCCAGTCAATTTCGCCgaag CTGCTTTGCTGCTTCAGGGTTCGGTTCAGGTGTATAGTCGCAAGGTTGAATACCTTTACTCTTTGGTTTTGCGTGCTTTGGAGTTCCTTTCTCAGAAGAG GCAGCAGGATCAGTCAGAGGGCACATCAGTTCAGCCTGAAGAAAGTGGTTCCCATGCAGTTGCTGATGAAGAAAACGATCTGTTTTGGGGTTCAGATGATATCCCAG TGGAAGCAAAGACTTGCTTAGATAGTCCAACAGGCAAAGATGCTCATTTGAATCACTTTGTGAAGCCCCCTGCAAATCTAGTCGTTCTTGAAGGTGATTGCCTAGATACTACTGCTGATGGCGGGGAATTAGAGTCATATCTG TTGGCCACGAACGATCTTTACCAGGATTTTATTCTATTAGATCCATGCGATGCTGCAGCAgttgatgaatttttcaagGGGGATAAAGCTGGTAAAGGCCAAAATAGTGCTTACAGAGGCAGCTCAGCTCGCAAGAGCTTTCTATCTCCCACCAGACGTTCTGGGGGAACTGCACGTAAGTCATCTATTAGAAAGAGCCAGGATCCCAACCTCATCCAATCTCCTCGGGTTGGTTGCAGCATTGATAATAATCGAAATGTTGAGCCAAACCCCCCTTCCTGTGATAATTTTGATGACAACAATTGTGGATTTGATATGGGCGATAGATATTCAGAACCTAGGGATTTGGAtgattcagatgatgatgatgatccaTGGAAGCCTTTGAATCCCCATGAACCTGGAAACTTGAGAGTGAAGCCTTTTAAAAAAG CAGCGAAAGCTTTCAGAAGGAATAAGGTTAATTCTTCAAAGGGAGTTTCCATATCTACTCTTTTTCCAATTGCTAGATTGCATGGTACTATCAGTCCGGAGCTCACTGAAATCTGGGAGATGCGATCTCAAGCTTTTGAAAGACAAAGGGAGTTCCACTCTCCTCCATTATATGAAAAG TTACGGCAATCACTTACTAATGGAGGACATGAAACATTCAATGCCTTTAATAATCCTGAGGATGACACTGAGGACTGTGCATATGATAGCGGGAATCCTCATTTTGGGGAACCTGATTCTGACTTTCCGgagaatatatatatggatgAAGATGTACCTCTTCACAATGAAAAG CATGATGATGGTGCTGCTCACTTTGGTACCAATGAAGACTTTGGACATGAAGATCCCAATTCTCATGCAAGCCTGGAAGACCTTTGTCGCTCTCACCTA GATGCTCTCCTTGCTAGCATAGCTGAAAATGAGAAGCAGACTGAATTGGCTGCTCGGGTTTCGACATGGAAACAGAAGATTGAGCACAACTTGGAGGAGCAA GAATCATGCCCTCCATTTGATATTCTTGACTACGGCGATAGGATTCTTGACAAACTATCCCTTGAAGCGCACAATGGAAATGTCATGTCTTTTGCTGATGTGGTAAAGGGACAAGAGAAGTACAATGTGGCTCGAAGCTTTTCTGCACTTCTTCAATTG gTGAACAATGGAGATGTTGATTTAGATAGGAGTGGAGTCGATGGCAAGTCCATCTGTTACACTGCTGTGAATCCTTTCCACGTTCGTCTCCTCAGCCATGACAAGAAACAGGAGGAAAAACAATTTCGATTTTCAAAAAAGAGAGCTAAATCTCCAATAGGAAAAGAATGTGCTAAAAGCAATAGGAACAAGCCTGGGAAAGATAAATCACCCGCCAATGATTCATCTTCTAAGGAATATAAATCAACAGAGGGGTCATCACAGCCAAATTGCAAATTTTCTGTGAAGCTAGGAAAGATCAGTGGTGTACGTTGCACTCCTGAAGGCAAGAGGAGACGAAGGTCAAGATTAATTGAACCAGTTGACCTACATTCTGCAGGATGA
- the LOC115994241 gene encoding probable pectinesterase/pectinesterase inhibitor 21: protein MTFGGYKDSPNPGHQKKKKIAIIGVSSVLLVAMVAAVAVGVTRNHGSSKTDDNANNGGDVSTSNKAIQTLCQPTDYRETCEKTLTSAAGNTSDYKALIKAGFQVAVEELNKAIANSTTLRELAKDSRTNQALENCKELIEYAIDDLQESFDKIGAFEYSKFDEYLADLKVWLSGAITYEQTCLDGFENTTGDAGTKMKQVLKTAQEITKNGLAMVTETTQLLTNLNIESVSRRLLSNDDQRRLQEPADHWFSEGQRRLLAATVDSVKADVVVAKDGSGKYKTINEALKDIPLKSNKTFVIHIKAGVYAEHVMIEKHMTHVTFIGDGPTKTKITGSKNFVDGTPTFKTATVAVVGNYFFAKDIGFENTAGAEKHQAVALRVSSDMSVFFNCRMDGHQDTLYAHAHRQFYRDCTISGTIDFVFGNSATVFQNCTMFVRKPMDNQQCIVTAQGRTDRREPSALILQGCTIAAEPTYLAVKDINRAYLGRPWKEFSRTIIMQSTIGAFIQPEGWLPWMGSFGLNTCFYAEIGNKGPGSDQANRVAWRGVKKITLDHAAKFTPGQFIGGDKWIKPTGVPYTSTLL from the exons ATGACTTTTGGTGGATACAAGGATTCTCCCAACCCTGGACaccagaaaaagaagaagattgctATCATTGGTGTCTCTTCTGTCCTTCTTGTGGCTATGGTGGCTGCTGTAGCTGTTGGTGTTACCCGTAACCATGGCTCATCCAAAACCGATGACAATGCTAACAATGGTGGAGATGTTTCAACTTCAAATAAGGCAATCCAAACCCTTTGCCAGCCCACTGATTACAGAGAAACCTGTGAGAAGACATTGACCTCTGCAGCTGGAAACACCAGCGACTATAAAGCACTTATCAAGGCGGGTTTCCAAGTCGCGGTTGAGGAACTCAACAAGGCAATAGCAAACTCAACCACATTGAGAGAGCTTGCTAAGGATTCCAGAACCAACCAAGCCCTTGAGAACTGCAAGGAGCTCATTGAATATGCCATAGATGATCTTCAAGAATCTTTCGACAAGATTGGAGCTTTTGAATATAGTAAGTTTGATGAGTACCTTGCAGACCTCAAGGTTTGGCTCAGTGGTGCAATCACTTATGAACAAACTTGCTTGGACGGGTTTGAGAACACAACCGGTGATGCTGGTACAAAAATGAAACAGGTTTTGAAAACAGCACAAGAAATCACTAAGAATGGCCTTGCCATGGTGACTGAAACCACTCAGCTCTTGACCAATTTGAACATAGAAAGCGTGAGCAGGAGGCTTCTTTCTAATGATGACCAGCGCAGACTCCAAGAGCCCGCAGACCATTGGTTCTCTGAAGGGCAGCGCAGACTCCTTGCCGCCACAGTAGATAGCGTCAAGGCTGATGTTGTTGTAGCCAAGGATGGAAGTGGCAAATATAAGACTATAAACGAAGCATTGAAGGATATTCCATTGAAGAGCAACAAGACCTTTGTGATTCACATCAAGGCTGGTGTCTATGCAGAGCATGTGATGATTGAGAAGCATATGACCCATGTCACGTTTATTGGTGATGGCCCTACAAAGACCAAGATCACTGGAAGCAAGAACTTTGTTGATGGAACCCCCACATTCAAGACTGCTACAGTTG CTGTGGTTGGAAACTACTTCTTTGCCAAGGACATTGGATTCGAGAACACAGCAGGAGCTGAAAAGCACCAAGCTGTGGCACTCCGTGTGAGTTCCGACATGTCTGTCTTCTTCAACTGCCGAATGGATGGGCACCAAGACACCCTCTACGCCCATGCCCACCGCCAATTCTACCGTGATTGCACCATTAGCGGCACCATTGACTTCGTCTTTGGCAACTCAGCTACTGTGTTTCAAAACTGCACCATGTTTGTGAGGAAGCCAATGGATAACCAACAATGCATTGTCACAGCACAAGGCAGGACAGATAGGCGTGAGCCCTCAGCACTTATCCTCCAAGGTTGCACCATTGCAGCTGAGCCAACTTACTTAGCTGTGAAAGATATCAACAGGGCTTACCTTGGTAGACCATGGAAGGAATTCTCAAGGACCATCATCATGCAATCAACAATCGGTGCGTTTATTCAGCCTGAAGGGTGGTTGCCATGGATGGGTAGTTTTGGTCTCAACACTTGCTTCTATGCTGAGATTGGTAACAAGGGTCCTGGTTCTGATCAAGCCAATAGAGTTGCATGGCGTGGTGTTAAGAAAATTACTCTGGACCATGCAGCGAAATTCACACCCGGACAATTCATTGGAGGTGATAAGTGGATTAAGCCCACTGGGGTTCCCTACACTTCTACCTTGCTGTAA
- the LOC115995342 gene encoding condensin-2 complex subunit H2 isoform X3 — MSNTREEASASGYHTVQPERDLQSNWEVDLAKKLEDYLFKICSGEIPYDDHAPVNFAEAALLLQGSVQVYSRKVEYLYSLVLRALEFLSQKSRQQDQSEGTSVQPEESGSHAVADEENDLFWGSDDIPVEAKTCLDSPTGKDAHLNHFVKPPANLVVLEGDCLDTTADGGELESYLLATNDLYQDFILLDPCDAAAVDEFFKGDKAGKGQNSAYRGSSARKSFLSPTRRSGGTARKSSIRKSQDPNLIQSPRVGCSIDNNRNVEPNPPSCDNFDDNNCGFDMGDRYSEPRDLDDSDDDDDPWKPLNPHEPGNLRVKPFKKAKAFRRNKVNSSKGVSISTLFPIARLHGTISPELTEIWEMRSQAFERQREFHSPPLYEKLRQSLTNGGHETFNAFNNPEDDTEDCAYDSGNPHFGEPDSDFPENIYMDEDVPLHNEKHDDGAAHFGTNEDFGHEDPNSHASLEDLCRSHLDALLASIAENEKQTELAARVSTWKQKIEHNLEEQESCPPFDILDYGDRILDKLSLEAHNGNVMSFADVVKGQEKYNVARSFSALLQLVNNGDVDLDRSGVDGKSICYTAVNPFHVRLLSHDKKQEEKQFRFSKKRAKSPIGKECAKSNRNKPGKDKSPANDSSSKEYKSTEGSSQPNCKFSVKLGKISGVRCTPEGKRRRRSRLIEPVDLHSAG, encoded by the exons ATGAGTAACACTCGAGAAGAAGCAAGCGCAAGTGGTTACCACACGGTTCAGCCAGAGCGTGACCTCCAATCCAATTGGGAAGTCGACCTCGCCAAGAAACTCGAAGACTACCTGTTCAAGATTTGCTCCGGTGAAATCCCATACGACGACCACGCCCCAGTCAATTTCGCCgaag CTGCTTTGCTGCTTCAGGGTTCGGTTCAGGTGTATAGTCGCAAGGTTGAATACCTTTACTCTTTGGTTTTGCGTGCTTTGGAGTTCCTTTCTCAGAAGAG cAGGCAGCAGGATCAGTCAGAGGGCACATCAGTTCAGCCTGAAGAAAGTGGTTCCCATGCAGTTGCTGATGAAGAAAACGATCTGTTTTGGGGTTCAGATGATATCCCAG TGGAAGCAAAGACTTGCTTAGATAGTCCAACAGGCAAAGATGCTCATTTGAATCACTTTGTGAAGCCCCCTGCAAATCTAGTCGTTCTTGAAGGTGATTGCCTAGATACTACTGCTGATGGCGGGGAATTAGAGTCATATCTG TTGGCCACGAACGATCTTTACCAGGATTTTATTCTATTAGATCCATGCGATGCTGCAGCAgttgatgaatttttcaagGGGGATAAAGCTGGTAAAGGCCAAAATAGTGCTTACAGAGGCAGCTCAGCTCGCAAGAGCTTTCTATCTCCCACCAGACGTTCTGGGGGAACTGCACGTAAGTCATCTATTAGAAAGAGCCAGGATCCCAACCTCATCCAATCTCCTCGGGTTGGTTGCAGCATTGATAATAATCGAAATGTTGAGCCAAACCCCCCTTCCTGTGATAATTTTGATGACAACAATTGTGGATTTGATATGGGCGATAGATATTCAGAACCTAGGGATTTGGAtgattcagatgatgatgatgatccaTGGAAGCCTTTGAATCCCCATGAACCTGGAAACTTGAGAGTGAAGCCTTTTAAAAAAG CGAAAGCTTTCAGAAGGAATAAGGTTAATTCTTCAAAGGGAGTTTCCATATCTACTCTTTTTCCAATTGCTAGATTGCATGGTACTATCAGTCCGGAGCTCACTGAAATCTGGGAGATGCGATCTCAAGCTTTTGAAAGACAAAGGGAGTTCCACTCTCCTCCATTATATGAAAAG TTACGGCAATCACTTACTAATGGAGGACATGAAACATTCAATGCCTTTAATAATCCTGAGGATGACACTGAGGACTGTGCATATGATAGCGGGAATCCTCATTTTGGGGAACCTGATTCTGACTTTCCGgagaatatatatatggatgAAGATGTACCTCTTCACAATGAAAAG CATGATGATGGTGCTGCTCACTTTGGTACCAATGAAGACTTTGGACATGAAGATCCCAATTCTCATGCAAGCCTGGAAGACCTTTGTCGCTCTCACCTA GATGCTCTCCTTGCTAGCATAGCTGAAAATGAGAAGCAGACTGAATTGGCTGCTCGGGTTTCGACATGGAAACAGAAGATTGAGCACAACTTGGAGGAGCAA GAATCATGCCCTCCATTTGATATTCTTGACTACGGCGATAGGATTCTTGACAAACTATCCCTTGAAGCGCACAATGGAAATGTCATGTCTTTTGCTGATGTGGTAAAGGGACAAGAGAAGTACAATGTGGCTCGAAGCTTTTCTGCACTTCTTCAATTG gTGAACAATGGAGATGTTGATTTAGATAGGAGTGGAGTCGATGGCAAGTCCATCTGTTACACTGCTGTGAATCCTTTCCACGTTCGTCTCCTCAGCCATGACAAGAAACAGGAGGAAAAACAATTTCGATTTTCAAAAAAGAGAGCTAAATCTCCAATAGGAAAAGAATGTGCTAAAAGCAATAGGAACAAGCCTGGGAAAGATAAATCACCCGCCAATGATTCATCTTCTAAGGAATATAAATCAACAGAGGGGTCATCACAGCCAAATTGCAAATTTTCTGTGAAGCTAGGAAAGATCAGTGGTGTACGTTGCACTCCTGAAGGCAAGAGGAGACGAAGGTCAAGATTAATTGAACCAGTTGACCTACATTCTGCAGGATGA
- the LOC115995342 gene encoding condensin-2 complex subunit H2 isoform X4, with amino-acid sequence MSNTREEASASGYHTVQPERDLQSNWEVDLAKKLEDYLFKICSGEIPYDDHAPVNFAEAALLLQGSVQVYSRKVEYLYSLVLRALEFLSQKRQQDQSEGTSVQPEESGSHAVADEENDLFWGSDDIPVEAKTCLDSPTGKDAHLNHFVKPPANLVVLEGDCLDTTADGGELESYLLATNDLYQDFILLDPCDAAAVDEFFKGDKAGKGQNSAYRGSSARKSFLSPTRRSGGTARKSSIRKSQDPNLIQSPRVGCSIDNNRNVEPNPPSCDNFDDNNCGFDMGDRYSEPRDLDDSDDDDDPWKPLNPHEPGNLRVKPFKKAKAFRRNKVNSSKGVSISTLFPIARLHGTISPELTEIWEMRSQAFERQREFHSPPLYEKLRQSLTNGGHETFNAFNNPEDDTEDCAYDSGNPHFGEPDSDFPENIYMDEDVPLHNEKHDDGAAHFGTNEDFGHEDPNSHASLEDLCRSHLDALLASIAENEKQTELAARVSTWKQKIEHNLEEQESCPPFDILDYGDRILDKLSLEAHNGNVMSFADVVKGQEKYNVARSFSALLQLVNNGDVDLDRSGVDGKSICYTAVNPFHVRLLSHDKKQEEKQFRFSKKRAKSPIGKECAKSNRNKPGKDKSPANDSSSKEYKSTEGSSQPNCKFSVKLGKISGVRCTPEGKRRRRSRLIEPVDLHSAG; translated from the exons ATGAGTAACACTCGAGAAGAAGCAAGCGCAAGTGGTTACCACACGGTTCAGCCAGAGCGTGACCTCCAATCCAATTGGGAAGTCGACCTCGCCAAGAAACTCGAAGACTACCTGTTCAAGATTTGCTCCGGTGAAATCCCATACGACGACCACGCCCCAGTCAATTTCGCCgaag CTGCTTTGCTGCTTCAGGGTTCGGTTCAGGTGTATAGTCGCAAGGTTGAATACCTTTACTCTTTGGTTTTGCGTGCTTTGGAGTTCCTTTCTCAGAAGAG GCAGCAGGATCAGTCAGAGGGCACATCAGTTCAGCCTGAAGAAAGTGGTTCCCATGCAGTTGCTGATGAAGAAAACGATCTGTTTTGGGGTTCAGATGATATCCCAG TGGAAGCAAAGACTTGCTTAGATAGTCCAACAGGCAAAGATGCTCATTTGAATCACTTTGTGAAGCCCCCTGCAAATCTAGTCGTTCTTGAAGGTGATTGCCTAGATACTACTGCTGATGGCGGGGAATTAGAGTCATATCTG TTGGCCACGAACGATCTTTACCAGGATTTTATTCTATTAGATCCATGCGATGCTGCAGCAgttgatgaatttttcaagGGGGATAAAGCTGGTAAAGGCCAAAATAGTGCTTACAGAGGCAGCTCAGCTCGCAAGAGCTTTCTATCTCCCACCAGACGTTCTGGGGGAACTGCACGTAAGTCATCTATTAGAAAGAGCCAGGATCCCAACCTCATCCAATCTCCTCGGGTTGGTTGCAGCATTGATAATAATCGAAATGTTGAGCCAAACCCCCCTTCCTGTGATAATTTTGATGACAACAATTGTGGATTTGATATGGGCGATAGATATTCAGAACCTAGGGATTTGGAtgattcagatgatgatgatgatccaTGGAAGCCTTTGAATCCCCATGAACCTGGAAACTTGAGAGTGAAGCCTTTTAAAAAAG CGAAAGCTTTCAGAAGGAATAAGGTTAATTCTTCAAAGGGAGTTTCCATATCTACTCTTTTTCCAATTGCTAGATTGCATGGTACTATCAGTCCGGAGCTCACTGAAATCTGGGAGATGCGATCTCAAGCTTTTGAAAGACAAAGGGAGTTCCACTCTCCTCCATTATATGAAAAG TTACGGCAATCACTTACTAATGGAGGACATGAAACATTCAATGCCTTTAATAATCCTGAGGATGACACTGAGGACTGTGCATATGATAGCGGGAATCCTCATTTTGGGGAACCTGATTCTGACTTTCCGgagaatatatatatggatgAAGATGTACCTCTTCACAATGAAAAG CATGATGATGGTGCTGCTCACTTTGGTACCAATGAAGACTTTGGACATGAAGATCCCAATTCTCATGCAAGCCTGGAAGACCTTTGTCGCTCTCACCTA GATGCTCTCCTTGCTAGCATAGCTGAAAATGAGAAGCAGACTGAATTGGCTGCTCGGGTTTCGACATGGAAACAGAAGATTGAGCACAACTTGGAGGAGCAA GAATCATGCCCTCCATTTGATATTCTTGACTACGGCGATAGGATTCTTGACAAACTATCCCTTGAAGCGCACAATGGAAATGTCATGTCTTTTGCTGATGTGGTAAAGGGACAAGAGAAGTACAATGTGGCTCGAAGCTTTTCTGCACTTCTTCAATTG gTGAACAATGGAGATGTTGATTTAGATAGGAGTGGAGTCGATGGCAAGTCCATCTGTTACACTGCTGTGAATCCTTTCCACGTTCGTCTCCTCAGCCATGACAAGAAACAGGAGGAAAAACAATTTCGATTTTCAAAAAAGAGAGCTAAATCTCCAATAGGAAAAGAATGTGCTAAAAGCAATAGGAACAAGCCTGGGAAAGATAAATCACCCGCCAATGATTCATCTTCTAAGGAATATAAATCAACAGAGGGGTCATCACAGCCAAATTGCAAATTTTCTGTGAAGCTAGGAAAGATCAGTGGTGTACGTTGCACTCCTGAAGGCAAGAGGAGACGAAGGTCAAGATTAATTGAACCAGTTGACCTACATTCTGCAGGATGA
- the LOC115995342 gene encoding condensin-2 complex subunit H2 isoform X1, protein MSNTREEASASGYHTVQPERDLQSNWEVDLAKKLEDYLFKICSGEIPYDDHAPVNFAEAALLLQGSVQVYSRKVEYLYSLVLRALEFLSQKSRQQDQSEGTSVQPEESGSHAVADEENDLFWGSDDIPVEAKTCLDSPTGKDAHLNHFVKPPANLVVLEGDCLDTTADGGELESYLLATNDLYQDFILLDPCDAAAVDEFFKGDKAGKGQNSAYRGSSARKSFLSPTRRSGGTARKSSIRKSQDPNLIQSPRVGCSIDNNRNVEPNPPSCDNFDDNNCGFDMGDRYSEPRDLDDSDDDDDPWKPLNPHEPGNLRVKPFKKAAKAFRRNKVNSSKGVSISTLFPIARLHGTISPELTEIWEMRSQAFERQREFHSPPLYEKLRQSLTNGGHETFNAFNNPEDDTEDCAYDSGNPHFGEPDSDFPENIYMDEDVPLHNEKHDDGAAHFGTNEDFGHEDPNSHASLEDLCRSHLDALLASIAENEKQTELAARVSTWKQKIEHNLEEQESCPPFDILDYGDRILDKLSLEAHNGNVMSFADVVKGQEKYNVARSFSALLQLVNNGDVDLDRSGVDGKSICYTAVNPFHVRLLSHDKKQEEKQFRFSKKRAKSPIGKECAKSNRNKPGKDKSPANDSSSKEYKSTEGSSQPNCKFSVKLGKISGVRCTPEGKRRRRSRLIEPVDLHSAG, encoded by the exons ATGAGTAACACTCGAGAAGAAGCAAGCGCAAGTGGTTACCACACGGTTCAGCCAGAGCGTGACCTCCAATCCAATTGGGAAGTCGACCTCGCCAAGAAACTCGAAGACTACCTGTTCAAGATTTGCTCCGGTGAAATCCCATACGACGACCACGCCCCAGTCAATTTCGCCgaag CTGCTTTGCTGCTTCAGGGTTCGGTTCAGGTGTATAGTCGCAAGGTTGAATACCTTTACTCTTTGGTTTTGCGTGCTTTGGAGTTCCTTTCTCAGAAGAG cAGGCAGCAGGATCAGTCAGAGGGCACATCAGTTCAGCCTGAAGAAAGTGGTTCCCATGCAGTTGCTGATGAAGAAAACGATCTGTTTTGGGGTTCAGATGATATCCCAG TGGAAGCAAAGACTTGCTTAGATAGTCCAACAGGCAAAGATGCTCATTTGAATCACTTTGTGAAGCCCCCTGCAAATCTAGTCGTTCTTGAAGGTGATTGCCTAGATACTACTGCTGATGGCGGGGAATTAGAGTCATATCTG TTGGCCACGAACGATCTTTACCAGGATTTTATTCTATTAGATCCATGCGATGCTGCAGCAgttgatgaatttttcaagGGGGATAAAGCTGGTAAAGGCCAAAATAGTGCTTACAGAGGCAGCTCAGCTCGCAAGAGCTTTCTATCTCCCACCAGACGTTCTGGGGGAACTGCACGTAAGTCATCTATTAGAAAGAGCCAGGATCCCAACCTCATCCAATCTCCTCGGGTTGGTTGCAGCATTGATAATAATCGAAATGTTGAGCCAAACCCCCCTTCCTGTGATAATTTTGATGACAACAATTGTGGATTTGATATGGGCGATAGATATTCAGAACCTAGGGATTTGGAtgattcagatgatgatgatgatccaTGGAAGCCTTTGAATCCCCATGAACCTGGAAACTTGAGAGTGAAGCCTTTTAAAAAAG CAGCGAAAGCTTTCAGAAGGAATAAGGTTAATTCTTCAAAGGGAGTTTCCATATCTACTCTTTTTCCAATTGCTAGATTGCATGGTACTATCAGTCCGGAGCTCACTGAAATCTGGGAGATGCGATCTCAAGCTTTTGAAAGACAAAGGGAGTTCCACTCTCCTCCATTATATGAAAAG TTACGGCAATCACTTACTAATGGAGGACATGAAACATTCAATGCCTTTAATAATCCTGAGGATGACACTGAGGACTGTGCATATGATAGCGGGAATCCTCATTTTGGGGAACCTGATTCTGACTTTCCGgagaatatatatatggatgAAGATGTACCTCTTCACAATGAAAAG CATGATGATGGTGCTGCTCACTTTGGTACCAATGAAGACTTTGGACATGAAGATCCCAATTCTCATGCAAGCCTGGAAGACCTTTGTCGCTCTCACCTA GATGCTCTCCTTGCTAGCATAGCTGAAAATGAGAAGCAGACTGAATTGGCTGCTCGGGTTTCGACATGGAAACAGAAGATTGAGCACAACTTGGAGGAGCAA GAATCATGCCCTCCATTTGATATTCTTGACTACGGCGATAGGATTCTTGACAAACTATCCCTTGAAGCGCACAATGGAAATGTCATGTCTTTTGCTGATGTGGTAAAGGGACAAGAGAAGTACAATGTGGCTCGAAGCTTTTCTGCACTTCTTCAATTG gTGAACAATGGAGATGTTGATTTAGATAGGAGTGGAGTCGATGGCAAGTCCATCTGTTACACTGCTGTGAATCCTTTCCACGTTCGTCTCCTCAGCCATGACAAGAAACAGGAGGAAAAACAATTTCGATTTTCAAAAAAGAGAGCTAAATCTCCAATAGGAAAAGAATGTGCTAAAAGCAATAGGAACAAGCCTGGGAAAGATAAATCACCCGCCAATGATTCATCTTCTAAGGAATATAAATCAACAGAGGGGTCATCACAGCCAAATTGCAAATTTTCTGTGAAGCTAGGAAAGATCAGTGGTGTACGTTGCACTCCTGAAGGCAAGAGGAGACGAAGGTCAAGATTAATTGAACCAGTTGACCTACATTCTGCAGGATGA
- the LOC115950973 gene encoding RING-H2 finger protein ATL2 → MGDSDPTSNRYSGQTYNYGSGRGYELSGKIMLSAIVILLFVVVLMVCLHLYARWYLIRARRRQSRRARRRTRIVFYVDPSNPNSGNAVTVSAGGTRGLDAFVLASLPVFVYSEKTHPELPECAVCLSEFEENETGRTLPKCKHSFHIGCIDMWFHSHSTCPLCRSAVEPDQENTDQVVISINEPDSGSSSELCSDCQHEDGHTGSGSGPGQTSSSGGSRLKDFAGVSIEIPRRNENFRDEFSDSPASQGGFRSPMSRMLSFTRILSRDRRSNMSSPTVGNVEVSCGGATTGSVNESDVERETRQTQRENSEMTR, encoded by the coding sequence ATGGGTGACTCAGATCCAACAAGTAATCGTTATTCAGGCCAAACCTACAACTACGGGAGTGGCAGGGGCTACGAGTTGAGTGGGAAAATAATGCTAAGTGCGATAGTGATACTGTTATTCGTGGTGGTTCTTATGGTCTGCCTCCACCTCTACGCGCGCTGGTACTTAATCCGGGCGCGTCGTCGCCAATCCCGTCGCGCACGCCGCAGGACACGGATTGTGTTCTACGTAGACCCTTCTAATCCAAACAGCGGCAACGCCGTGACCGTCTCCGCCGGCGGCACGCGTGGGCTCGACGCGTTTGTCCTCGCGTCGTTGCCTGTTTTTGTTTACTCTGAGAAGACCCACCCGGAATTGCCCGAGTGCGCGGTTTGTTTGTCCGAATTCGAAGAGAACGAAACGGGTCGGACTTTGCCCAAGTGTAAGCACAGTTTCCACATTGGGTGTATTGACATGTGGTTTCACTCTCACTCCACCTGTCCGCTTTGTCGGTCAGCGGTTGAACCGGATCAGGAGAACACAGACCAGGTCGTTATTTCGATTAACGAACCGGATTCGGGTTCGAGTTCGGAGTTGTGCTCCGATTGTCAGCATGAGGATGGACATacgggttcgggttcgggtccGGGTCAGACATCGTCTTCAGGTGGGTCGAGACTAAAAGATTTCGCGGGTGTGAGTATTGAAATCCCGAGGAGGAACGAGAATTTCAGGGACGAGTTCTCTGACTCGCCGGCGAGTCAAGGCGGGTTTAGATCGCCGATGAGTCGCATGTTGTCGTTTACGAGGATTTTAAGCAGAGACAGGAGGTCAAACATGTCGTCTCCGACAGTGGGAAACGTAGAAGTGAGTTGTGGTGGTGCTACTACTGGGTCAGTGAACGAGTCGGACGTTGAGCGAGAGACTCGGCAAACTCAGAGGGAGAACTCGGAGATGACTCGGTGA